In one Scomber japonicus isolate fScoJap1 chromosome 6, fScoJap1.pri, whole genome shotgun sequence genomic region, the following are encoded:
- the LOC128361001 gene encoding ras-related protein ORAB-1-like, producing MNPEYDYLFKLLLIGDSGVGKSCLLLRFADDTYTESYISTIGVDFKIRTVDMDGKTVKLQIWDTAGQERFRTITSSYYRGAHGIIIVYDVTEQESFNNVKQWLDEIDRYACENVSRLLVGNKCDLVSKKVVDAATGQDLASSLKIPFLETSAKSSDNVERAFLTMASEIHNRLKSEGGGMQSESTEAKAQRAKINSAPLWLGGEKQTQEASNCC from the exons ATGAATCCTGAATA tGACTACCTGTTCAAACTTCTTCTGATCGGTGACTCTGGAGTTGGAAAGTCATGTCTGCTGCTGCGCTTTGCG gacGACACCTACACCGAGAGCTACATCTCTACCATCGGAGTCGACTTCAAGATCAGGACCGTCGACATGGACGGCAAGACGGTGAAACTACAGATC tggGACACGGCCGGTCAAGAGAGGTTTCGAACCATCACCTCCAGCTACTACAGAGGGGCTCACGGCATCATCATCGTCTACGACGTCACCGAGCAG GAGTCCTTTAACAATGTGAAGCAGTGGCTGGACGAGATCGATCGTTACGCCTGTGAAAATGTCTCCAGGCTACTGGTTGGAAACAAGTGTGACCTCGTTAGCAAGAAGGTGGTGGACGCAGCCACTGGTCAG gaTCTGGCCTCGTCTCTTAAGATCCCCTTTCTGGAGACAAGTGCTAAGAGCTCTGATAATGTGGAGAGGGCTTTCCTCACCATGGCCTCCGAGATCCACAACCGCCTGAAAAGTGAGGGAGGGGGGATGCAGAGCGAGTCGACAGAGGCCAAGGCCCAGAGAGCCAAGATCAACAGCGCCCCCCTGTGGCTGGGAGGGGAGAAACAGACGCAGGAAGCCAGTAACTGCTGCTGA